A window of the Polaribacter batillariae genome harbors these coding sequences:
- a CDS encoding lipopolysaccharide biosynthesis protein, with protein MAVNVNKKRIPFFYRNILIMFKGTLIAQIIAILGAIFLAKLYGEEAYGIFGVFISITSISSIISTLQLDNCIIISKDKIESVNWFNFLLLLVFVLISFACVVFFFSSFFITYKQEEINMIYFVVPGTLILSYNLLNVNLFTFNKEFTVISSSKIFLAIGTVFLQFILYKKFNLFGLIIGFLISQFLVLFFLFLKNKKNIIKPNFIKIKRDVKANSSIIKFLLPSNIINSFANNLMPILILAVFGAKEAGVYFFSFKILGAPLFLISSSVSQVFFQKASELFKTNKSELHRLTKKIVTTNLLLIFGFLVCINTIGMYVLELYFNNGWENLRLYVFILSMLIFARTSFNPISSLIIVLNKNQISLLFNVYLFAVNLIAIYIGYFYNTIIYTILTLAIFGGTGYLFLLLYFLNYLKKTASYNE; from the coding sequence TTGGCTGTAAATGTAAACAAAAAGCGCATACCTTTTTTCTATAGAAACATTCTAATTATGTTTAAAGGAACTTTAATTGCACAAATTATAGCGATTTTGGGCGCTATTTTTCTTGCAAAACTTTATGGAGAAGAAGCATATGGTATTTTTGGTGTTTTTATAAGTATTACTAGTATTTCTTCAATAATTAGCACATTACAGCTAGACAATTGTATTATCATTTCTAAAGATAAAATAGAAAGTGTTAATTGGTTTAATTTTTTACTGCTTTTAGTTTTTGTACTAATTTCTTTTGCTTGTGTTGTTTTCTTTTTTTCGTCTTTCTTTATTACTTATAAACAAGAAGAAATAAATATGATATACTTTGTAGTTCCAGGAACATTGATACTTTCTTACAATTTATTAAATGTTAATCTCTTTACATTTAATAAAGAATTTACTGTAATTTCAAGTTCCAAGATATTTTTAGCAATTGGTACTGTTTTTTTGCAATTTATTTTATACAAAAAATTTAATTTATTTGGATTAATTATCGGCTTTTTAATTTCTCAATTCTTAGTTTTATTTTTTTTATTTTTAAAAAATAAAAAAAATATTATTAAACCAAATTTCATCAAAATAAAAAGAGATGTAAAGGCTAATTCTTCAATTATAAAATTCTTATTACCTTCTAACATTATAAATAGTTTTGCAAATAATTTAATGCCTATTTTAATTCTTGCAGTGTTTGGCGCTAAAGAAGCTGGTGTTTATTTTTTTAGTTTTAAAATTTTAGGAGCTCCTTTATTTTTAATTTCATCTTCTGTATCTCAAGTATTTTTTCAAAAAGCAAGTGAGCTTTTTAAAACCAATAAAAGTGAATTACATAGACTTACTAAAAAAATCGTAACCACTAATTTACTTTTAATATTTGGCTTTTTAGTTTGTATAAACACCATTGGAATGTATGTTTTAGAGCTCTATTTTAATAATGGCTGGGAAAATTTAAGGTTATATGTTTTCATTTTATCCATGCTAATTTTTGCCAGAACCTCCTTTAATCCTATAAGTAGCTTAATAATAGTTTTAAACAAAAACCAAATAAGCTTGCTATTTAACGTGTATTTATTTGCAGTTAATTTAATTGCGATTTATATTGGGTATTTTTACAATACCATTAT
- a CDS encoding HAD family hydrolase, translated as MQMKQIEHVFFDLDHTLWDFDKNSNLTFQKVFEINKIQVNITDFNHLLDGAFELLDYLQGKYQLHIITNGFQEVQSKKMINSKIDHYFDKIITSESVGVKKPNPKVFKYALEYANADIEKSIMIGDNLEADVEGALNIGLKAIHCNFNNSSITNPKISTVTSLLELKQYL; from the coding sequence ATGCAAATGAAACAGATAGAACACGTCTTCTTTGACTTGGATCACACTTTATGGGATTTTGATAAAAATTCTAATTTAACCTTTCAAAAAGTTTTCGAAATCAATAAGATTCAAGTAAATATTACAGATTTTAATCATTTATTAGATGGCGCATTCGAATTATTAGACTACTTACAAGGTAAATACCAATTGCATATTATTACAAATGGTTTCCAAGAGGTACAAAGTAAAAAAATGATCAACTCTAAAATAGACCATTATTTCGATAAAATAATTACGTCGGAATCTGTGGGAGTTAAAAAACCAAATCCAAAAGTTTTTAAATATGCCTTAGAATATGCAAATGCCGATATCGAAAAATCGATTATGATTGGCGATAATTTAGAAGCAGATGTCGAAGGTGCTTTAAATATTGGCCTAAAAGCCATACATTGTAATTTTAATAATTCTTCGATTACAAACCCAAAAATATCAACAGTTACTTCGTTATTAGAATTAAAACAATATCTTTAA